One genomic window of Borreliella burgdorferi B31 includes the following:
- a CDS encoding translocation/assembly module TamB domain-containing protein, with translation MNLLFLRSKTFILLILPFFIFVLIIFSINLFVQAQIYSAKFFAIKYLESKFGFKIKYDKISPYFLSSIKIDGLELSLDGKDKILIDIVRIDLNLFKLILGDENIILNVYVKGSNFNFDINDFSLSGDLNPSNAYSDNENTVFNKILNYLYRLNINLENININIKLNDNSWLNFQVKNFSLSTVDEDFLFSSVVDFSAVKNLEINLPFERVDDGILDSTFYFEGKFKKGFEDGYVNFSFFEFKTSYFSLLEQGFQINYSKGNLKIFNLRRENFDFNLSYDKANGFVRLDALFFNVSLLDWIKLNKGFEIYKDYFDISLNGQLAFSYDFKDKDLRYAGIIDSSLNVDTIGKEVQGLQLEIKGDDRIVSVKNAFLKLKRGVVNYKGYYSLKDLLPMGRLNFKSAKILNFNDLNGYLDFNKDKDIFSVKSDNFSLGNLSFQNLILKTYFLKDKIFVDYLIYLENKNSQISLKGDLNDEEFSLSLGIKEFPLLFLKEVIPSSHLINFFPKTLFSGKYLNLVSDFNFNKFNYHKNKLKKFNFMVFSKLDNFKFVLDASGEKNFYKSNNFDLQYNDHNLHSNLFVELFESGFNISTNFSYLNKVYPLHFNVNLKDKFIVAESPLGIKLDFNYFDSKVVYTLNVNDFKVYNKTSDLLININFNGNYLGLNEDLKFKIDEFNIIKVSKTPAYNFNFGFKGLYEYDKLYISDVKLINKLSNLQGYGQFNLKDNFNGSLNLFSSLNSERYFLGVNSDEYGSYFLLKFQDLDFYNFNSFSLLEGKVNGNFLLNFKKNDFKNYSLSGYLEAXKLTFLGVPVQFSMNLGLLDNKLNIYDIKAKRNKKEFLTGSLRYDLSSSIGVSNIVFNSDLFSYRFNANFRNFQSGVEEQFGVLKTKTEGEFFFRDIKYKNESLSNLTIEFSNDFEKFNMASIDYDLVNVLYHYGSGEYSFILKDYLPLSFNSSGKIIKNKILGNVRDIKFDSKIITKDFLDSHSLFNVDNHFILYDLVLNGEFDIDGDLYNPNINGSLNIQKGSISTEYLRASRKFGGDRALEIFDMPVAIQDNKIIFSNEFNLDRYSKIFVSTSLNLNFLSDTIIDYYKIDINVTGRTGVPIKFEKIALSFTGYALGDFSIEGNADEIMFKGILNISNAWVYSLESSVVDLLINPFKRAKRLQTDINLLDFDILTDLEINFDSGVTFHWPDSNISFLQATISRGDKLVIKSDTKTDDFIIKGDLNIASGFVNYNNKKFIFKSGSYISFNESRAKFDPWIKAEATNTIKDRNDKLLVTISIDSPLSLWKIEFMSYPSRNEQEIKYLLSGSTIGGYEGGLRSAGTNAAEMAIGIVSDIALDFLIQPIEDYMRSVLNLDLLSIKTDILKNSINSNFFKIGNPTFVDVLDNTSVKVGKYLVEGVFISGGFGFLKEQMSPFSKDLNFVVNLGIEFDSPFFLVNYEFDYNFMKKGLDGIGNNIGISWKFKY, from the coding sequence ATGAATTTGTTGTTTTTGAGAAGTAAGACATTTATATTGTTGATTTTGCCATTTTTTATTTTTGTTTTAATAATTTTTTCCATTAATCTATTTGTTCAAGCTCAAATTTATTCTGCAAAGTTTTTTGCTATAAAATATCTTGAATCAAAATTTGGCTTTAAGATTAAATATGATAAAATTTCACCGTATTTCTTATCATCAATCAAGATAGACGGTTTAGAGTTAAGCTTGGATGGAAAAGATAAAATATTAATAGATATTGTTAGGATAGATTTAAATCTGTTTAAATTAATTTTGGGTGATGAAAATATTATTTTAAATGTTTATGTTAAAGGAAGTAATTTCAATTTTGATATAAACGACTTTAGTTTATCTGGCGATTTAAATCCTAGCAATGCCTATTCTGACAATGAAAATACAGTTTTTAATAAAATTTTAAACTACCTTTATAGATTAAATATTAATTTAGAAAATATCAATATTAATATCAAGCTTAATGATAATAGTTGGCTTAATTTTCAAGTTAAAAATTTTTCCTTAAGTACCGTAGATGAAGATTTTTTATTTAGCTCTGTAGTTGATTTTAGTGCTGTTAAAAATTTAGAAATTAATTTACCCTTTGAAAGAGTTGATGATGGAATTTTGGATTCAACTTTCTATTTTGAGGGGAAATTCAAAAAAGGCTTTGAAGATGGCTATGTTAATTTTAGCTTTTTTGAATTTAAAACAAGTTATTTTTCTTTACTTGAGCAGGGGTTCCAAATAAATTATTCAAAAGGAAATTTAAAAATTTTTAATTTACGAAGAGAGAATTTTGATTTTAATTTAAGTTATGACAAGGCTAATGGTTTTGTTCGATTAGATGCTTTATTTTTCAATGTTAGTCTTTTAGATTGGATTAAGCTAAACAAAGGCTTTGAAATTTATAAAGATTATTTTGATATAAGTTTAAATGGGCAATTGGCATTTTCTTATGATTTTAAGGACAAAGATTTAAGATATGCAGGAATAATAGATTCATCTTTAAATGTAGATACTATAGGAAAAGAAGTTCAAGGCTTGCAGCTTGAAATCAAGGGGGATGATAGAATTGTAAGTGTTAAGAATGCTTTTTTAAAGCTTAAAAGGGGGGTTGTAAACTATAAAGGTTATTATTCTTTGAAAGATTTGCTTCCAATGGGACGTCTTAACTTTAAGTCTGCAAAAATTTTAAACTTTAACGACCTAAATGGGTATTTAGATTTTAATAAAGATAAAGATATTTTTTCGGTTAAGTCTGATAATTTTAGTCTTGGAAATCTTAGTTTTCAAAATTTAATTTTAAAAACTTATTTTTTAAAGGATAAAATTTTTGTTGACTATTTGATTTATTTAGAAAATAAAAACTCTCAAATTTCTTTAAAAGGAGATCTTAATGATGAAGAATTTTCTTTAAGCTTAGGTATTAAAGAATTTCCTTTGCTTTTTTTAAAAGAAGTTATTCCCAGTTCTCACTTGATAAATTTTTTTCCCAAGACTTTATTTTCAGGTAAATATTTAAATTTGGTTTCTGATTTTAATTTTAATAAATTTAATTATCATAAAAATAAATTAAAAAAATTCAATTTCATGGTATTTTCAAAGTTAGACAATTTCAAATTTGTGCTTGATGCCAGTGGAGAAAAAAATTTTTACAAATCAAACAATTTTGATTTGCAGTACAATGATCACAATTTGCATTCTAACTTGTTTGTTGAACTATTTGAAAGTGGGTTTAATATTAGCACGAATTTTTCTTATTTGAATAAAGTTTATCCTTTGCATTTTAATGTTAATCTTAAAGATAAGTTTATTGTTGCCGAATCTCCTCTTGGTATTAAATTAGATTTTAATTATTTTGATTCTAAAGTAGTTTATACCCTTAATGTTAATGATTTTAAGGTTTACAATAAAACCTCTGATCTTTTAATAAATATAAATTTTAATGGGAACTATTTAGGCCTTAATGAAGATTTGAAATTTAAAATAGACGAGTTTAATATAATAAAAGTTTCTAAAACACCTGCCTATAATTTCAACTTTGGTTTTAAGGGCTTATATGAATATGATAAATTGTACATTTCTGATGTTAAACTTATAAACAAACTTTCAAATTTGCAAGGATATGGACAATTTAATTTAAAAGATAATTTTAATGGAAGTTTGAATCTATTTTCTAGCTTAAATTCAGAGAGATATTTTTTAGGGGTTAATTCCGATGAATATGGAAGTTATTTTTTGCTTAAATTTCAAGACTTAGATTTTTACAATTTTAATTCTTTCTCCCTTTTAGAGGGAAAGGTTAATGGTAATTTTTTGCTAAATTTTAAAAAGAATGATTTTAAAAATTATTCTTTGAGTGGATATCTTGAGGCAKATAAATTAACTTTTTTGGGCGTTCCCGTTCAGTTTTCTATGAATTTAGGATTATTGGATAATAAGCTTAACATATATGACATAAAAGCCAAGCGCAATAAAAAAGAGTTTCTTACCGGAAGCTTAAGATATGACCTAAGCAGTTCTATAGGGGTATCTAATATAGTTTTTAATAGCGACTTGTTTTCTTACAGGTTTAATGCAAATTTTAGAAATTTCCAAAGTGGAGTTGAAGAGCAATTTGGAGTTTTGAAAACCAAAACAGAGGGCGAATTTTTCTTTAGAGACATTAAGTATAAAAATGAATCTTTATCCAATCTTACGATTGAATTTAGCAATGATTTTGAAAAATTTAATATGGCTTCAATTGATTATGACCTTGTTAATGTTTTATATCATTATGGCAGTGGGGAATATAGCTTTATTTTAAAAGATTATTTGCCCCTTAGTTTTAATTCGTCAGGCAAAATAATTAAAAATAAAATTCTTGGAAATGTGAGAGATATTAAATTTGATTCAAAAATAATCACCAAAGATTTTTTGGATTCACATTCTTTATTTAATGTTGACAATCATTTTATTCTTTACGATCTTGTTTTAAATGGTGAATTCGATATTGATGGGGATTTGTATAATCCTAATATTAATGGAAGTTTAAATATTCAAAAAGGATCAATTAGCACTGAGTATTTAAGAGCTTCTAGAAAATTTGGTGGTGATAGAGCTTTAGAAATATTTGATATGCCAGTTGCAATTCAGGATAATAAAATCATTTTTAGTAATGAGTTTAACCTAGATCGATATTCCAAGATTTTTGTTTCTACTAGTTTAAATTTAAATTTTTTAAGTGATACTATTATTGATTATTACAAAATAGATATTAATGTGACTGGTAGAACGGGAGTTCCTATTAAATTTGAAAAAATTGCCTTAAGCTTTACAGGCTATGCTTTAGGCGATTTTTCAATTGAAGGAAATGCTGATGAAATTATGTTTAAAGGCATTTTAAATATTTCAAATGCTTGGGTTTATTCTCTTGAAAGTTCTGTTGTTGATTTATTAATAAATCCTTTCAAACGAGCAAAAAGATTGCAAACTGATATTAATCTTCTAGATTTTGATATTTTAACTGATCTTGAGATAAATTTTGACAGCGGTGTTACTTTTCATTGGCCAGATAGTAATATTTCTTTTTTACAAGCTACTATTTCAAGAGGGGATAAACTTGTAATAAAATCTGACACAAAAACAGATGATTTTATTATTAAGGGAGATTTGAATATTGCAAGTGGTTTTGTTAATTATAATAATAAAAAATTTATTTTTAAAAGCGGCTCTTATATATCCTTTAATGAGAGTAGGGCTAAATTTGATCCATGGATAAAAGCGGAGGCTACAAATACTATTAAGGATAGAAATGATAAACTGCTTGTTACAATAAGCATTGATAGTCCTTTAAGTTTATGGAAAATTGAGTTTATGTCTTATCCTTCTAGAAATGAGCAGGAAATTAAATATTTGCTTTCAGGCTCAACAATAGGAGGGTATGAGGGAGGATTGCGATCGGCAGGGACTAATGCTGCTGAAATGGCAATTGGAATAGTAAGTGACATTGCTCTTGATTTTTTAATTCAACCCATTGAAGATTATATGCGTTCTGTATTAAACTTAGACTTGTTGAGTATAAAGACAGATATATTGAAAAATTCTATTAATAGTAATTTTTTCAAAATCGGGAATCCTACTTTTGTTGATGTTCTTGACAATACAAGTGTTAAGGTAGGCAAATATCTTGTTGAGGGTGTTTTTATTAGTGGGGGCTTTGGTTTTTTGAAAGAACAAATGTCTCCTTTTTCAAAAGATTTAAATTTTGTTGTCAATTTGGGTATTGAGTTTGATTCTCCATTTTTTTTGGTTAATTATGAGTTTGATTACAATTTTATGAAAAAAGGTTTAGATGGAATAGGAAATAATATAGGCATTTCTTGGAAATTTAAATATTAA
- the bamA gene encoding outer membrane protein assembly factor BamA — protein MGSIRGLFFVSFLIFFVVFSFGQVENYKGKIIKGINFEGLKNKKERDFINILKPYIGVSYSNEIFDKLQIDLYSLDYFSGLIKPIFKIDGEDLFITFIVKEKSLVNSVVFSDSSRVFWNSELVEKVNIKTNEPLNLASVNKGIGKLEEMYKDMGYLEVSANFEIKEEGNLVDIIFNIVAGPKYVVKGIDFEGNLSFKSSTLRKSLASRVVSLFSDGKYLKSNVDKDKRQLESFYKNNGYIDVKIINSTVDIKDSLKDSKRLEKEVFLKYFLSEGNVFRFGKLEISGNSVFSLEELKSFITFSEGDIFNDSKFEQDFVKIKESYFREGYIFTEIIPSQKIRGEFVDLLIKILEKDKAHIESITVSKNKNTASHVILREIPLQEGDVFSLDKFKMGMANLQQLGYFSNVIPDIVPGNTEGLMKINLNIEERATSNFGFGMNFGGNSNSSFPFSVFGQWELSNFLGEGYYFAARLNLSFLEQSLSLTFRDNWFFQKRWTVGGFIDFSHSVNTAYQDINGPIFSGKREVPDPFTSWEEYRDAKSFSDFNAMNYSLLKLSFGAFTGYTFSNYLGKQTLLGTLQTALKYVFYDNEVNRPSNYYLRDNYKTFRFENSLSLSAAWDTRNSTSLSNNGFLLKQQFDFFGGFLFGQSHFIKSSTTFERYFSLLGYEDVFTPYFDIILTLRSVYSNILPPLGNGFEIEIQPHHHIILSENFMQARGWGILKNIYSSFVNTVQISIPLLKNILVWDAFFIDFASYSLEGQENSLFRPFSSFAFSWGTGIRSLLPQLPLSFVIAYPFYFDNDKVNSYYKYYSGFKFFLGIEMRY, from the coding sequence ATGGGTTCAATTAGAGGTTTGTTTTTTGTAAGTTTTTTAATATTTTTTGTTGTTTTTAGTTTTGGTCAAGTTGAAAATTACAAGGGGAAAATAATAAAGGGTATTAATTTTGAAGGACTTAAGAATAAGAAGGAGAGAGATTTTATTAATATTTTAAAACCTTACATTGGCGTGTCATATTCTAATGAAATTTTTGATAAATTGCAAATTGATCTTTATTCTCTTGATTATTTTTCTGGGCTTATTAAGCCTATATTTAAAATAGATGGTGAGGATCTTTTTATTACATTTATTGTAAAAGAAAAATCTTTAGTTAATTCTGTTGTTTTTTCTGATAGCAGTAGAGTTTTTTGGAATAGCGAACTTGTTGAGAAGGTGAATATTAAAACCAATGAGCCTTTAAATCTTGCAAGTGTTAATAAAGGTATTGGCAAGCTTGAAGAGATGTATAAAGACATGGGATATCTTGAGGTTTCTGCAAATTTTGAAATCAAAGAAGAAGGAAATTTAGTTGATATTATTTTTAATATAGTAGCTGGACCCAAATATGTTGTTAAGGGGATTGACTTTGAAGGAAATTTAAGCTTTAAAAGCAGTACCTTGAGGAAATCTTTAGCATCAAGAGTAGTGTCTCTTTTCTCAGATGGTAAATATTTAAAAAGTAATGTTGATAAAGACAAGCGTCAATTAGAGTCTTTTTATAAAAATAATGGATATATTGATGTTAAGATTATCAATAGCACTGTTGATATTAAAGATTCCCTTAAAGATTCTAAAAGACTAGAAAAGGAAGTTTTTTTGAAATATTTTCTTTCAGAAGGCAATGTTTTTAGATTTGGAAAGCTTGAAATTTCTGGTAATTCAGTTTTTAGTTTGGAAGAATTAAAAAGTTTTATTACCTTTAGCGAAGGTGATATTTTTAATGATTCTAAATTTGAGCAGGATTTTGTCAAAATTAAGGAAAGTTATTTTAGAGAAGGGTATATTTTTACAGAAATTATTCCTTCGCAAAAGATAAGAGGGGAATTTGTTGATTTGTTAATTAAAATTTTAGAAAAGGATAAAGCTCATATTGAGTCTATTACTGTTTCTAAAAATAAAAATACAGCTTCGCATGTAATACTTAGAGAGATTCCTCTTCAAGAGGGAGATGTTTTTAGTTTGGACAAGTTTAAGATGGGTATGGCAAATTTACAGCAGCTTGGTTATTTTTCAAATGTAATTCCTGATATTGTTCCAGGCAATACAGAAGGGCTTATGAAAATAAATTTAAACATTGAGGAGCGAGCAACAAGTAATTTTGGATTTGGTATGAATTTTGGAGGCAATTCAAATTCTTCATTTCCATTCTCAGTATTTGGGCAGTGGGAGCTTTCTAATTTTTTAGGCGAAGGCTATTATTTTGCAGCAAGACTAAATTTATCTTTTTTAGAGCAAAGTCTTAGTTTGACATTTAGAGATAATTGGTTTTTTCAAAAAAGATGGACCGTAGGTGGATTTATAGATTTTTCACATTCCGTTAATACTGCTTATCAGGATATTAATGGGCCTATTTTTTCTGGCAAGAGGGAAGTTCCTGATCCATTTACAAGTTGGGAAGAATATCGAGATGCTAAAAGCTTTTCCGATTTTAATGCTATGAATTATTCTTTGCTTAAACTTAGTTTTGGAGCGTTTACCGGGTATACTTTTTCTAATTATCTTGGCAAACAAACCCTTCTTGGCACTTTGCAAACTGCTTTAAAATATGTTTTTTATGATAATGAGGTTAACAGACCTTCAAATTATTATTTAAGAGACAATTATAAAACTTTTAGATTTGAAAATTCTCTTAGTTTGAGCGCGGCTTGGGATACAAGAAATTCTACCTCTTTATCTAATAATGGATTTTTACTTAAGCAACAGTTTGATTTTTTTGGTGGATTTTTATTTGGTCAGAGCCATTTTATTAAATCTTCTACAACTTTTGAGAGATATTTTTCTCTTTTGGGATATGAGGATGTGTTTACTCCTTATTTTGATATTATTTTGACCTTAAGGAGTGTCTATTCAAATATATTACCTCCTCTTGGTAATGGTTTTGAAATTGAAATTCAACCCCATCACCACATAATTCTTAGTGAAAATTTTATGCAGGCTAGAGGTTGGGGGATTTTGAAAAATATTTACAGTTCTTTTGTAAATACTGTGCAGATATCTATTCCTTTGTTAAAAAATATTTTAGTTTGGGATGCTTTTTTTATAGATTTTGCTTCCTATTCTTTAGAAGGGCAAGAAAATTCTTTGTTTAGACCTTTTAGTAGTTTTGCTTTTAGCTGGGGAACTGGAATTAGAAGTCTTTTACCTCAATTGCCGCTGTCTTTTGTAATAGCTTATCCTTTTTATTTTGACAATGATAAAGTTAACAGCTATTACAAATATTATTCTGGATTTAAATTTTTCTTAGGAATTGAGATGAGATATTGA
- a CDS encoding OmpH family outer membrane protein yields the protein MFFLILPLFFLLSFNVFSIDVIKIGIVDFDRIVIEVLNPQLKANLDQIKNRYQEQINTLNLELKNLKHMYDKSIADNDLDNARSFGNQYNLKVDELKRVSSLAKNNLEQQRLANINSLNNNSESLSKILRGIQYVAEINGFSLIMKKNNPYILYHNSTVDITNDVVKHLLEKDNKNP from the coding sequence GTGTTTTTTTTGATTTTACCATTGTTTTTTTTATTATCTTTTAATGTTTTTTCGATAGATGTTATTAAGATAGGAATTGTTGATTTTGATAGAATTGTGATTGAAGTTTTAAATCCTCAATTGAAAGCTAATCTTGATCAAATAAAAAATCGGTATCAAGAACAAATAAATACGTTAAATTTAGAGCTTAAGAATTTAAAACATATGTATGATAAATCGATTGCTGATAATGATTTAGATAATGCAAGATCTTTTGGAAATCAATATAATTTGAAAGTTGATGAGCTAAAGAGAGTGTCTAGTTTAGCAAAGAATAATTTAGAACAGCAGAGATTGGCCAATATTAATAGTTTAAATAATAATAGTGAATCTTTAAGTAAAATACTTCGTGGTATTCAATATGTTGCAGAAATTAATGGGTTTTCTTTGATTATGAAAAAAAATAATCCATATATTCTTTACCACAATAGCACTGTTGATATAACAAACGATGTTGTTAAGCATCTTTTAGAAAAGGACAATAAAAACCCTTAA